In the genome of Eggerthella sp. YY7918, one region contains:
- a CDS encoding ABC transporter permease, which yields MGRFVARNIVKFVLLMFAVSLVTFVLVSVSPIDPVQANVGQAALVNMSEAKRAQLAEYWGANTPMWERYVNWLSSAVQGDLGTSLRYNAPVADVIATRALNSLALLATAWVASGVFGFVLGIVAGANRGRLIDRIVKGYCFLLASVPTFWLGLVFLIVFSVWLGWFPFGFSVPIGVAAADVTLADALHHLALPALTLSVVGVANIALHTREKTVDVLESDYVRFARARGLSTWGALRHHGLRNLMMPALTLQFASISEIFGGSVLVEQVFSYPGLGQAAVTAGLGGDVALLAGIAVLSAAFVFGGNLIANMLYGVVDPRIRKGESRA from the coding sequence ATGGGTCGGTTCGTTGCTCGGAACATAGTGAAGTTTGTGCTGCTCATGTTTGCGGTGAGTTTGGTGACGTTTGTGCTGGTGAGTGTTTCGCCCATTGATCCGGTGCAGGCTAATGTGGGGCAGGCGGCACTCGTGAATATGAGTGAGGCGAAGCGGGCGCAGCTGGCTGAGTATTGGGGCGCGAATACTCCTATGTGGGAGCGGTATGTGAACTGGCTCTCATCGGCGGTGCAGGGGGATTTGGGCACGTCGCTGCGGTATAACGCGCCGGTGGCTGATGTGATTGCGACGCGGGCACTGAACTCGCTGGCTCTGTTGGCGACAGCCTGGGTGGCCAGTGGCGTGTTCGGGTTTGTGCTGGGCATTGTGGCGGGCGCGAATCGGGGGCGGCTCATCGACCGCATCGTGAAGGGCTACTGCTTCCTGTTGGCTTCGGTGCCGACGTTTTGGCTGGGGCTCGTGTTTCTTATTGTGTTCTCAGTGTGGCTGGGGTGGTTCCCGTTTGGGTTCTCGGTGCCTATTGGCGTGGCAGCGGCCGACGTGACGCTGGCAGACGCGCTGCATCACCTGGCGCTGCCGGCGCTCACACTTTCGGTGGTAGGCGTGGCGAACATCGCGCTGCATACGCGCGAGAAAACGGTTGACGTGCTGGAGAGCGACTACGTACGCTTCGCCCGCGCCCGCGGCCTCTCCACCTGGGGTGCGCTGCGTCATCACGGCCTGCGCAACCTCATGATGCCGGCGCTCACGCTGCAATTCGCGTCCATTTCGGAAATCTTTGGCGGATCGGTGCTGGTGGAGCAAGTGTTTTCGTATCCAGGCCTCGGGCAGGCGGCGGTGACGGCCGGCCTCGGCGGCGACGTAGCGCTGCTCGCGGGCATCG
- a CDS encoding ABC transporter substrate-binding protein: MTSLTRRQFAKLAGAGAATLSLGGLLAGCANGGTEEAPAADAGTTDGAPVSNQVIVSMTPGSEPAAGFDPFVSWGCGEHVHEPLIQSTLITTDINLNFQNDLATSYEASDDGMTWTFAIRDDVKFTDGQPLTARDVAFTINGIRNGEASECDLSMVKEAVALDDATVEIHMEKPFNALLYTLAVIGIVPEHAYSEDYGNNPIGSGRYKLEQWDKGQQAILVANPDYYGEAPKMERVVVVFMEEDASLAAAQSGQVDVAYTAATFAANQPAGYDLLNCASVDSRGISLPCVPAGGTKVEQGDMAYETGNNVTCDLAVRQAINYGVDREKMIDNVMNGYGTVAYSVGDGMPWSSPDMKCTTDVEKAKKLLDDAGWAPGADGVREKDGVRASLNLYYSAGDSVRQAIAAEFANQMKDLGIEVSIKGASWDDLYPHQYTDPIVWGWGTNAPVETYNLFYSKGTGNYACYENAKVDAYLDEALAQPRVEDSFDFWKKAQWDGEQGFAPQGDAPWVWFANVDHLYFARENLKVAEQKPHPHGHGWSLVNNVDQWSWV, encoded by the coding sequence CGACCGACGGTGCACCTGTCTCCAATCAGGTGATCGTGTCCATGACACCCGGCTCCGAGCCGGCCGCGGGCTTCGATCCGTTTGTGTCGTGGGGCTGTGGCGAGCACGTGCACGAGCCGCTCATCCAGTCCACACTCATCACCACTGATATCAACCTTAACTTCCAAAACGATCTGGCCACGTCCTACGAGGCCTCCGATGATGGCATGACCTGGACGTTCGCCATTCGCGACGACGTGAAATTCACCGATGGCCAGCCGCTCACAGCGCGCGATGTGGCCTTCACCATCAACGGCATTCGCAACGGCGAGGCGTCCGAGTGCGATCTCTCCATGGTGAAAGAGGCCGTCGCCCTTGATGACGCAACGGTAGAAATCCATATGGAGAAGCCGTTCAACGCATTGCTGTACACGCTGGCGGTTATCGGCATTGTGCCCGAGCACGCGTACAGCGAGGACTACGGCAACAACCCCATCGGGTCGGGCCGCTACAAGCTGGAGCAGTGGGATAAGGGCCAGCAGGCCATCCTCGTGGCGAACCCGGACTACTATGGCGAGGCACCCAAGATGGAACGCGTTGTGGTGGTGTTCATGGAGGAAGACGCTTCGCTCGCTGCGGCGCAGTCCGGCCAGGTGGACGTGGCGTACACGGCCGCAACCTTCGCCGCCAACCAGCCGGCGGGCTACGACCTGCTGAACTGCGCGTCGGTGGACTCGCGCGGTATCTCGCTGCCGTGCGTGCCCGCGGGTGGCACGAAGGTGGAGCAGGGCGACATGGCGTATGAGACCGGCAACAACGTAACCTGCGACCTTGCCGTGCGCCAAGCCATCAACTACGGCGTGGATCGCGAAAAGATGATCGACAACGTGATGAACGGCTATGGTACCGTGGCCTACAGCGTGGGTGACGGCATGCCGTGGTCTTCGCCCGACATGAAGTGCACGACCGACGTTGAGAAAGCGAAGAAGCTGCTCGACGACGCGGGTTGGGCGCCCGGCGCCGACGGCGTGCGCGAGAAGGACGGCGTGCGTGCCTCGCTCAATCTGTACTATTCCGCAGGTGATTCCGTGCGCCAAGCCATTGCTGCTGAGTTTGCCAACCAGATGAAGGACCTCGGCATTGAGGTGAGTATCAAGGGTGCGAGCTGGGACGACCTCTATCCGCACCAGTACACTGACCCTATCGTGTGGGGGTGGGGCACCAATGCTCCTGTGGAGACGTACAACCTGTTCTACTCGAAGGGTACCGGCAACTACGCCTGCTATGAGAACGCGAAAGTGGATGCCTACCTTGACGAGGCGCTCGCTCAGCCGCGCGTGGAGGACTCTTTTGACTTCTGGAAGAAGGCCCAGTGGGACGGCGAGCAGGGCTTTGCGCCGCAGGGTGACGCGCCCTGGGTGTGGTTTGCAAACGTCGACCACTTGTACTTTGCGCGCGAGAACCTGAAGGTGGCTGAGCAGAAGCCGCATCCGCACGGACATGGCTGGTCGCTCGTGAACAACGTCGACCAGTGGTCGTGGGTGTAA